The DNA sequence TTTCTGAATGCCCCACTCAATTAGGGCTGCAATCGCAGCTATTGCTAAAATAATCAATATTGGAGTAAAGAAAAAAGGTAAAAACAAATAGCCTAAATATAAGAATGCAGAACACCAAATCCCCATACACCAAAAGCAAGTAAGCAACTCACCAAACCATCGCTTAACACCACTTTCTGGTAAAACTATATAATGTTGTGTTATTCCATTTGTCTCTACCTCTTCTGTTGAATAAAAAGGTCGTCTCAGAAACTCAGTGATAGAATCAAAAACAATAAGCCTAGTTAGTCTGAAAGACGCAAGAGCTAGAATGAACAGATCTAAAATATGAAGCAGCAAATCGACCTCTCCTCCATCTCGTTATTCACCCATACCAGTTTTCTTTATCCTATGAATATCCCACTTCCCATGTACCTCATTTACTGAAAAAAGTTATAGGAAGCTGTAATGGAACACTTTCCTTTCTGTTTCATAACCTATAGAGAAAAAAAGATAAGGAGAGGAATTATATGTACGAATATCAAAACGAAGTTACTTACTCTACAAACGACCGTATTCCACCTTCAGTACAATTTATTCCACCTACTGTAATAAGTAGGTATGTAAACCAATGGATTACGACTTCAATCGCTAATTATGGGCAAGTCGTTGCTTATGTGTTGGACTACAATGACCGCACTGGTATGGTTTCCATGTTTATCTACGCACCCCCAAGATATCGACAGCAATATATTCAAGTTCACCACAGCGACCTAGTTGGAATTAGTCCTTATTTTGGCCCTACCCCTCCAAGACCTGAACAACCAAGACCACCACGTCCACCATATCCTGGATTCCCTAGTTTCCCTGGATATCCTAGTTATCCTGGATTCCCTGGTCAACCTGGATTTCCTGGGTACCCTGGACACGGCGGAGGCGGTTTTTGGCCATGGATGTGGCACACAGCTTCTGGTTTACTTTTCAACCCACAAAGATAGACACTAAATCAGTTTGCTTTATTAAATGAAAACACGGGAGTACGATATTTTGGTCTTGGCTTAACTATCTTTCTTTTTTGAGGTTCAGCGCTCGACTTATCACTAGGTTGAGCGTCTGAGTCTTTTGTAGGCATTGATATAGGGGCAAAATCAGTCTCTTCGTCTCCTACCTTCATTTCTTTTTCTTTAAGCAAATTCTGACGAATCGGATCATTTGCTAAAAAATCGTTAAGCATTTTTGTGAGCTTTTCGAATTCTTCTTCACTAATTATTCCACCCACATACATCATTGATAGTAAAGTATATGAAAATGCACTCATATCAACGTAAACCGTTACATCTGAATTTCCACTATAATTAATTTTTGCAGTTGATGCCATATGAACCTCCATTCAACGTTAGAATCTATGTTATTTCATAGATTTACTTATTTCGTGTGATTTTTTTGGTTAGAGAGTATCGAAATTTTTCGATACTCTCTACCATCTTTCTTAATAGAAATCGTCCTCTTGCTCTTGAACTTGGAGTTGTACTTGATCTTGGTCTTGGTCTTGGAAAGCATCTGCTAATGCTTTAGCTGCTGCTTTTGTAAATGCCGATGCCTCGACAAATACATACGAGTTTCCGCTCTTTACAACATTTGCTGATACTGCATCTGTTGCACGGCGAACTGGGCGTTGATATTTACTCATTTATTCCACCTCCTCCCTCGCACAAGATACAATATACTATGAACTTAAAGATTATCGAACACGGCAGATCGTCTGATAAGAGGACACAATTTCCTATTTTATAGAATTTTGATTCTTAGATTTCTTTTATTCTTCTTCGTTATCATAGTCTTCTTTAGAAGATTCAAAGAACATTTCAATTTCAATATCTTCGTCATCTTCTAGAGCATCTATAAACTCTTTCATCGCTTTGCTTGCATCAGAATCTGTATTTACAACGATATGACCGCTTCCGCTTTTTTTTACATAATAGGTTCTACGTTTAATTCTTTCTTTTTCCAATTAATACCCTCCCTACTCTATTCCTTTGCCTATTACAGAAACTATACATATTATTTTCCTACCTAATTCTTTCTTATTAGTAATAAAAATCGTTTCAACCCTTCTTTTAAAGAAAAATAAGGCTTCCAGTTTGGTAAAATCTCTTCTCCTTGCCAGGGAATCATAATTTCCCCTTCCCGGTAATTAATACCGCCCCAATGTATGAGTAATTTAAAGGCACTGATTTCCTCAAATAGCTGAACAATTTGTTTCAACTTCAGTGGTCGATTGCTCCTTACTTGGAATTTCTCAAATACTGAAAGATTACGTTCCTCTAAGAGACGATTTCCTGCAATCACATAGGCGTTAATCACATCATCTATATAAAGTAAATCTAACAGTTGCTCCCCAGGAGACATTTTTAACTCGGTTTGATTTATCGCTGCTTTATACAACAAGTTCATTAACTTCGGTCTAGGGTCGTCTGGTCCATAATTGTCAAATAGAGTTAATGAAACAACCTTCAAATTGGCAAAAGTCGTATAGTAACGTAATATATCTTCAAATGCCTGCTTGGTTGCAGCATATAAACTATTTGGCAAATAAACTTCTTGTTGATAATGCTGTGAAAAAGAACTCGTATTCACTAAATTTGTTACTTTATTTTTAGTCATAGCTTCTACTAAATGAGTTCCAAGTAGGATATTACTTTTTATTAATCCTTCTATTTCACTAGGTTCATACGTTAGTTTGGCATAAGCGGCTAAATGAAAGACGATATCAGGACGTACTGAGCTTATTGCATTCTCAATAGATTGATAGGTTCCATCGTAGCAATGAACGGAAATATGTTTCTCCACTTCATGAAGCATTGAAAGCGATGACAACGGACGAGTGAGTATATGAACCTCATGACCCTCTGTAACTAGCCGTTTCGTAAGCTGGGAGCCAATGTATCCAGTGGCTCCCGTAAGAAAAACAACCTTTTTATTATCACTAAGCATGTAGATTCACCCTTTGTTCAAAATCTCTCATATACTTGTTAATTTGCGATATTGATACCTGTCTCATATCGTTATTTTGTTTGTATTCTTCTGTCCATATATGAATTTGCTTTAGGGCCTCATCTAAATTCCAAACCGGACTCCACTCAAGTTGAGTTTTCGCCTTTGAACAATCTAACATTAAAAGATTTGCTTCTTGAAAGGAAGCATTAGTTGCTTTAAGATTTATACTCGAGTTAAATAGTCGTAACAGCTTTTGTACGACCTTTTCTACAGTCTGGCAATCAGAAAAGTCTGGTCCAAAATTCCAAGCATCTGCATACTTGCTTCCTTGTTTATAAAGTTTTTCCGCTAAAATTAAATAACCACAAAGCGGCTCTAGCACATGTTGCCAAGGTCTAATGGCTAACGGATTTCTTAATTGTAAATGTTGCCCCTTTAAAATGGCATCAAGGCATTGTGGAATAAGTCGGTCTGGAGACCAGTCACCGCCACCAATTACATTACCTGCTCTTGCTGTCGCTATACCAACATTTGGAAAGGTCGTTGTGAAAAAGGAATCACGATAAGATGCAGTAACTAACTCAGAACATGCCTTGCTAGATGAATAAGGGTCTTTTCCTCCAAGAGGTTCATTTTCTCGATAACCCCAGTACCATTCTTTATTCACATAACATTTATCAGTCGTTACATTCAAAACAGCTCTTATGTTCGCTCCCTTTTGTAAATTTCTTCTTACCGCTTCTAACACATTCACTGTACCTAACACATTTGTTTCAAATGTCTCAACTGGATGCTTATAAGACTCTCCCACGTAAGGTTGCGCCGCCAAATGAAAGACTATATCTGGATTAATCTCATTTATTATTTTTTCTAGATTTTCTCTATCGATAATATTGCCTATACGAGAATCCATCATGTGCTTTAGGTTACAAATGTCAAACATAGAAGGAGTCGTTTGTGGTAATAAAGCATAACCTGTAACTTCTGCTCCTAGTTTTGTAAGCCACAAACTAAGCCAGGAACCTTTAAAACCCGTATGCCCTGTTATAAAGACTTTCTTTCCCTTCCAGAACTTTGAATCTAGCATTGGCTTCACCACTTCTTCCATGGCGCATTTCCGCTATTCCAAATTTTTTCTAATTGGTTTC is a window from the Bacillus alkalicellulosilyticus genome containing:
- a CDS encoding DUF1360 domain-containing protein, which gives rise to MLLHILDLFILALASFRLTRLIVFDSITEFLRRPFYSTEEVETNGITQHYIVLPESGVKRWFGELLTCFWCMGIWCSAFLYLGYLFLPFFFTPILIILAIAAIAALIEWGIQKFE
- a CDS encoding NAD-dependent epimerase/dehydratase family protein is translated as MLSDNKKVVFLTGATGYIGSQLTKRLVTEGHEVHILTRPLSSLSMLHEVEKHISVHCYDGTYQSIENAISSVRPDIVFHLAAYAKLTYEPSEIEGLIKSNILLGTHLVEAMTKNKVTNLVNTSSFSQHYQQEVYLPNSLYAATKQAFEDILRYYTTFANLKVVSLTLFDNYGPDDPRPKLMNLLYKAAINQTELKMSPGEQLLDLLYIDDVINAYVIAGNRLLEERNLSVFEKFQVRSNRPLKLKQIVQLFEEISAFKLLIHWGGINYREGEIMIPWQGEEILPNWKPYFSLKEGLKRFLLLIRKN
- the rfbG gene encoding CDP-glucose 4,6-dehydratase, whose amino-acid sequence is MLDSKFWKGKKVFITGHTGFKGSWLSLWLTKLGAEVTGYALLPQTTPSMFDICNLKHMMDSRIGNIIDRENLEKIINEINPDIVFHLAAQPYVGESYKHPVETFETNVLGTVNVLEAVRRNLQKGANIRAVLNVTTDKCYVNKEWYWGYRENEPLGGKDPYSSSKACSELVTASYRDSFFTTTFPNVGIATARAGNVIGGGDWSPDRLIPQCLDAILKGQHLQLRNPLAIRPWQHVLEPLCGYLILAEKLYKQGSKYADAWNFGPDFSDCQTVEKVVQKLLRLFNSSINLKATNASFQEANLLMLDCSKAKTQLEWSPVWNLDEALKQIHIWTEEYKQNNDMRQVSISQINKYMRDFEQRVNLHA